The Hyperolius riggenbachi isolate aHypRig1 chromosome 3, aHypRig1.pri, whole genome shotgun sequence genome window below encodes:
- the LOC137563970 gene encoding uncharacterized protein: MATYQSTIEEDDDSSSPSVRDSSLATPSDVTQTSVEQEEDDSPDEDILHSACSKWPNMKTSLIHFKDDKMRKMMEEYWSKFPPLDQDPSFYEKPSIARTSAEGPQDSTQQEPREQDNLAREIENLELDNTEHHEEQPIDFDWCECGGNCMAMPTLHESLCCNQVEAICEKFDENTSCVTQLPYFIGTFVNTESVENFYRFHPDVNGHPDDRLYNRQLRKTAYRTFTVWIYGYLGKGRRKAIPACVVKKIKEQFPDPEHLYTGFMFPHDYDASEMIDL, encoded by the exons ATGGCCACCTACCAGTCCACAATTGAAGAGGATGACGATTCCTCATCGCCCTCT GTTAGAGACAGCTCATTGGCTACACCTTCGGATGTAACCCAAACAAGTGTGGAGCAAGAAGAGGATGACAGCCCTGAT gAAGATATACTTCATAGCGCTTGTAGTAAATGGCCAAATATGAAGACAAGCCTAATTCATTTTAAAGATGATAAG ATGAGAAAAATGATGGAGGAGTACTGGAGTAAGTTCCCGCCCTTGGATCAAGACCCAAGTTTTTACGAGAAACCAAGTATTGCCAGAACATCGGCAGAGGGTCCTCAAGACTCTACACAACAGGAGCCTCGGGAACAAGATAATTTAGCTCGTGAAATTGAAAACTTGGAGTTGGATAATACAGAACACCATGAAGAACAACCGATTGATTTTGATTGGTGTGAATGTGGCGGGAACTGCATGGCAATGCCAACCTTGCATGAAAGTTTATGTTGCAACCAAGTTGAAGCAATATGTGAAAAATTTGATGAAAACACAAGTTGTGTCACACAATTACCATATTTCATTGGCACATTTGTAAACACCGAATCTGTAGAAAACTTTTACAGATTTCACCCAGATGTCAATGGACACCCTGATGATAGATTGTATAACCG GCAACTACGTAAGACCGCATATCGCACTTTCACAGTCTGGATTTATGGGTACTTAGGGAAAGGAAGAAGAAAAGCCATTCCTGCTTGTGTggtcaaaaaaataaaagaacaatTTCCAGACCCGGAACATTTATATACGGGTTTTATGTTCCCACATGATTACGATGCCTCAGAAATGATAGATCTGTaa